The Anaerobaca lacustris genome has a window encoding:
- a CDS encoding glycerophosphodiester phosphodiesterase family protein has protein sequence MRARWLYRLIRRVFFDLGKSLWPLLLYDSIVAVLSFFVLSPVLSWAASSMASSDGRLSITNGEVLSFLFSFRGVLFVLLVGSLTAVSLYIKHAGMILIAWEALAGRPMGALRAVRAVVRRLPGLTLLGSYHVAAHVLLLAPFSVLGVLVYRLAFSSMRVYFLFLENPVARWVGLAVVSLVVAAAVVVHGAVYLHWVFSLPALLVDDRSVVSALAYTHGLLKGTRRRIGAVVLVLWMAIILFPFALAQGYHGLGGRVFARLPEEHRLVLPVVLTLMASYLAMSFLAEFLTVSVSSLTITHLYAHLRRARGDEKVEEMFDSQVAALPMPHGAPSPHPRRIVVFLLLGAVVAVSVAAGILSEFELRDNVKITAHRGSSFRAPENTLAAIRQAIEDGADYAEVDVRLTADGYVVLLHDQDLYRVAGVKKNLSDMTYAQVRTLDVGGWFSPQFRGEGVPLLSEAVATAKGRIGLNVELKVENAPRRLAERVVQVLHEHDAVAECVVSSTSLEALEHVRTLDPRIRRGYIVVQSIGEMAALDVDFLSVSARLVTPGLIDAARAAGKEVHVWSVNRPRTMVKFIDMGVDNLITGVPATARGLLDERAALSSEELLFLKVRSWFLR, from the coding sequence GTGCGTGCAAGGTGGCTGTACCGTCTGATTCGCCGGGTCTTCTTCGACCTGGGCAAGAGTCTCTGGCCGCTGCTGCTGTACGATTCGATTGTGGCGGTGCTGAGCTTCTTCGTGCTCAGTCCGGTGCTGTCGTGGGCAGCGTCGTCGATGGCGTCGTCGGACGGTCGGCTGTCGATCACCAACGGGGAGGTCCTCTCGTTCCTTTTTTCGTTTCGCGGTGTCCTTTTCGTTCTGCTGGTCGGGTCACTGACGGCCGTCTCGCTTTACATCAAGCACGCCGGGATGATCCTGATCGCCTGGGAGGCCCTGGCCGGACGGCCGATGGGTGCGCTGCGGGCGGTCCGAGCGGTCGTGCGAAGGCTGCCCGGATTGACGCTGCTGGGCTCCTATCACGTGGCTGCCCACGTGTTGCTGCTGGCCCCGTTTTCCGTGCTGGGTGTCCTGGTCTACCGGCTGGCGTTCTCGTCGATGCGGGTGTACTTCCTTTTTCTGGAGAACCCGGTGGCCCGCTGGGTGGGCCTGGCCGTCGTATCACTCGTGGTCGCGGCGGCCGTGGTCGTGCACGGCGCGGTGTATCTGCATTGGGTGTTCTCGCTGCCGGCCCTGCTCGTTGACGACCGCTCGGTGGTCTCGGCGCTGGCTTACACGCACGGCCTGTTGAAGGGGACGCGTCGTCGGATCGGGGCGGTTGTCCTCGTCTTGTGGATGGCCATCATCCTGTTTCCGTTTGCCCTGGCGCAGGGCTATCACGGCCTCGGCGGCCGGGTCTTCGCGCGCCTGCCGGAGGAGCATCGGCTGGTCCTGCCGGTCGTCCTGACGCTGATGGCCAGCTACCTGGCGATGTCCTTCCTTGCGGAGTTCCTGACGGTCTCGGTCAGCAGCCTGACAATCACGCATCTCTATGCCCATCTGCGCCGGGCCCGGGGCGACGAGAAGGTCGAGGAGATGTTTGATTCGCAGGTGGCCGCTTTGCCGATGCCTCATGGGGCCCCAAGCCCACACCCCCGACGGATTGTCGTCTTTCTGCTCCTGGGCGCCGTCGTGGCCGTGTCGGTGGCGGCGGGAATCCTCAGCGAGTTCGAGCTGCGGGACAACGTGAAGATCACGGCGCATCGCGGCAGCTCGTTCCGCGCGCCGGAGAATACGCTGGCGGCCATCCGCCAGGCCATCGAGGACGGCGCCGACTACGCCGAGGTCGACGTGCGTCTGACCGCCGATGGATACGTCGTCCTGCTGCACGACCAGGACCTGTACCGCGTTGCCGGCGTCAAGAAGAACCTGTCCGACATGACCTACGCGCAGGTCCGGACGTTGGACGTTGGAGGCTGGTTCTCGCCGCAATTCCGAGGCGAAGGCGTACCTTTGCTGTCCGAGGCCGTGGCGACGGCCAAGGGCAGAATCGGGCTCAACGTCGAACTCAAGGTCGAAAACGCACCGCGCCGGCTGGCCGAGCGCGTCGTTCAGGTCCTGCACGAGCACGACGCCGTAGCCGAGTGCGTCGTCAGCTCCACCAGCCTCGAAGCCCTGGAGCACGTTCGAACGCTCGATCCGCGCATCCGCAGGGGCTATATCGTCGTCCAGTCCATCGGCGAAATGGCTGCTCTCGACGTGGACTTCCTCAGCGTCTCGGCGCGTCTGGTGACGCCCGGACTGATCGACGCGGCCCGAGCAGCGGGCAAAGAGGTCCACGTCTGGTCGGTCAACAGGCCCCGCACGATGGTCAAGTTCATCGACATGGGCGTGGACAACCTCATCACGGGCGTGCCCGCCACGGCCCGGGGTCTGCTCGACGAAAGGGCGGCCCTGAGCAGCGAAGAACTCCTGTTCCTCAAGGTCCGCAGTTGGTTCCTCCGTTGA
- a CDS encoding response regulator → MNEKRTILFVDDEVRLLRSLEQAMLDEPYDTLYAESGAEALKLLEDNEVHVIVTDMRMPEMSGLALLKIVKEEYPHIVRLVLSGYTQVTTLLTAINQGEIFRFITKPWKMEKEFKTVLAQAVEYYNLQAERDRLVAESAALKDRLVETGITE, encoded by the coding sequence ATGAATGAGAAACGAACCATACTGTTTGTCGATGATGAAGTGCGCCTGTTGCGCTCGCTGGAGCAGGCGATGTTGGACGAGCCGTATGATACCCTCTACGCCGAAAGCGGTGCCGAAGCGCTGAAGCTTCTCGAGGACAATGAGGTCCACGTGATCGTCACCGACATGCGCATGCCGGAGATGTCGGGGCTCGCTCTGCTGAAGATCGTGAAGGAGGAGTATCCGCACATCGTCCGACTGGTTCTCTCGGGCTACACGCAGGTGACGACGCTTCTGACGGCGATCAACCAGGGGGAGATCTTCCGCTTCATCACCAAACCCTGGAAGATGGAAAAGGAGTTCAAGACCGTCCTTGCGCAGGCCGTCGAGTACTACAACCTCCAGGCCGAACGGGATCGGCTGGTGGCCGAATCGGCCGCCCTCAAGGATCGCCTGGTCGAGACCGGCATCACGGAGTAG
- a CDS encoding valine--pyruvate transaminase, translating into MMRLSKFGRQIAVQSGIGQLMDDLGAAPSQPGPVYMLGGGNPAQIPEVERGFRDGIATLLADGRRFERAVGQYDPPEGDREFIAALAGLLREQFGWDIGPRHIALTNGSQLAFFILFNLFAGEQDDGTVKKVLFPLTPEYIGYCDVMLAPNAFAAIRPRIEMLDEHLFKYHIDFDRLTVADDIGAICVSRPTNPSGNVLTNDELCRLGDLARDGGVPLIVDNAYGLPFPHIVFGEAEPVWNEHTIVCMSLSKLGLPAVRTGIVIAREKIVEAVARANAVMSLAPGGLGTALVTDLVRSGEILRLSREVIAPFYERKARRAVEHLASRLDGIDYRLHRPEGAFFLWLWLPGLPISCRQLYERLKARNVIVVPGHYFFPGLAEPWPHADECLRISYAQDDATVAAGLDIIAEEIRRACCAP; encoded by the coding sequence ATGATGCGGCTATCGAAATTCGGTCGGCAGATCGCGGTCCAGTCGGGCATCGGGCAGCTCATGGACGATCTCGGCGCTGCGCCGTCGCAGCCGGGGCCGGTCTACATGCTCGGCGGCGGCAATCCCGCGCAGATTCCTGAAGTCGAACGCGGCTTTCGCGACGGCATCGCGACGCTGCTCGCCGACGGGCGGCGTTTCGAGCGGGCGGTGGGGCAGTACGATCCGCCCGAAGGCGACCGCGAATTCATCGCCGCCCTGGCCGGCCTGCTGCGAGAGCAGTTCGGCTGGGACATCGGCCCGCGCCACATCGCGCTGACCAACGGCAGCCAGTTGGCGTTCTTCATCCTGTTCAATCTCTTCGCGGGCGAGCAGGACGACGGGACAGTGAAGAAGGTGCTGTTCCCGCTGACGCCCGAATACATCGGCTACTGCGACGTGATGCTGGCGCCGAACGCGTTCGCCGCGATCCGGCCCCGGATCGAGATGCTCGACGAGCACCTGTTCAAATACCATATCGACTTCGACCGGTTGACCGTGGCCGACGACATCGGCGCGATCTGCGTCTCGCGTCCGACGAATCCGAGTGGCAACGTGCTGACCAACGACGAGCTGTGCCGGCTGGGCGACCTGGCCCGCGACGGGGGCGTCCCGCTGATCGTGGACAACGCCTACGGCCTGCCATTTCCGCACATCGTCTTCGGCGAGGCCGAGCCCGTGTGGAACGAGCACACGATCGTGTGCATGAGCCTCTCGAAGTTGGGCCTGCCGGCGGTGCGGACGGGGATCGTCATCGCGCGCGAGAAGATCGTCGAGGCGGTCGCGCGGGCCAACGCCGTGATGAGCTTGGCGCCGGGCGGCCTGGGCACGGCGCTCGTCACCGACCTGGTCCGCTCGGGCGAGATCCTTCGCCTGAGCCGTGAGGTGATCGCGCCGTTCTACGAGCGCAAGGCCCGCCGGGCCGTCGAGCACCTCGCCAGCCGTCTCGACGGGATCGACTACCGCCTGCACCGCCCGGAAGGGGCGTTCTTCCTGTGGCTATGGCTGCCGGGCCTGCCGATCTCCTGCCGGCAGCTCTACGAGCGGCTCAAGGCCCGCAACGTGATCGTCGTGCCCGGCCACTACTTCTTCCCCGGCCTGGCCGAGCCCTGGCCCCACGCCGATGAGTGCCTCCGCATCAGCTACGCCCAGGACGACGCCACCGTCGCCGCCGGCCTCGACATCATCGCCGAAGAAATCCGCCGCGCATGCTGCGCCCCATGA
- a CDS encoding SPFH domain-containing protein, whose translation MGLFDKIRGEFIDIIEWTDSSADTIVYRFGRHDNEIKMGARLTVREAQKAIFVNKGQIADVFEPGMYTLETDNLPILSTLMGWRHGFHSPFKAEVYFINMRRFTDLKWGTKHPITLRDAEFGPVRLRAFGTYVMRVRDPQVLLREIVGTDGHFTTGEITDQLRNLIVSRFADILAESKIPVLDLAANYEELGQFVTERIKQEFANYGLELTTMLVENISLPPTVEEALDKRTSMGAIGDLHKYTQFQAANAMEEAAKNPSGMAGGGMGMGMGFAMANQMGQAMADQGTAPPPLPQSGPFYAALEGQQAGPFDLAAMQQHIESGRLTPQTLVWRKGMAGWVAAEHVKELKRLFDGPPPLP comes from the coding sequence ATGGGACTGTTTGACAAGATACGCGGCGAATTCATCGACATCATCGAGTGGACCGATTCGTCCGCCGACACGATCGTCTACCGCTTCGGGCGGCACGACAACGAGATCAAGATGGGGGCGCGACTGACGGTGCGCGAGGCCCAGAAGGCGATCTTCGTCAACAAGGGCCAGATCGCCGACGTCTTCGAGCCGGGCATGTACACGCTGGAAACGGACAACCTGCCGATCCTCTCGACCCTGATGGGCTGGCGTCACGGGTTCCACAGCCCGTTCAAGGCCGAGGTGTACTTCATCAACATGCGGCGATTCACCGACCTGAAGTGGGGCACGAAACACCCCATCACGCTGCGCGACGCGGAGTTCGGCCCGGTGCGGCTGCGAGCCTTCGGGACCTATGTCATGCGCGTCCGCGATCCGCAGGTGCTCCTCCGCGAGATCGTCGGCACCGACGGGCACTTCACCACCGGCGAGATCACCGATCAGCTCCGCAACCTGATCGTCTCGCGATTTGCCGACATCCTCGCCGAGAGCAAGATCCCCGTGCTCGACCTGGCGGCCAACTATGAGGAACTGGGGCAGTTCGTCACCGAGCGGATCAAGCAGGAGTTCGCCAACTACGGGCTCGAACTGACCACCATGCTGGTCGAGAACATCTCGCTGCCGCCGACGGTCGAAGAGGCGCTCGACAAGCGAACGAGCATGGGCGCGATCGGTGACCTGCACAAGTACACGCAGTTCCAGGCGGCCAACGCGATGGAGGAGGCGGCCAAAAACCCCAGCGGCATGGCCGGCGGAGGCATGGGCATGGGCATGGGGTTCGCGATGGCCAATCAGATGGGCCAGGCGATGGCCGACCAGGGCACCGCGCCCCCGCCGCTGCCGCAGTCGGGCCCCTTCTACGCGGCGCTCGAAGGCCAGCAGGCCGGCCCATTCGATCTGGCGGCGATGCAGCAGCACATCGAGAGCGGCCGGCTCACGCCGCAGACGCTCGTCTGGCGAAAAGGCATGGCCGGCTGGGTCGCCGCCGAGCACGTGAAGGAACTCAAGAGACTCTTCGACGGCCCGCCCCCCCTGCCGTGA
- a CDS encoding ion transporter, translated as MEHKSNRPRRDRLYEIIFEADTPAGKWFDIALIVVILLSVLTVMLDSVASIQARYGRWLYVLEWLFTILFTVEYILRLLCVGNIRRYATSFFGIVDLVAILPSYLNLVVFGTRYLLVVRILRVLRIFRILKLGQYTKEAGVLRAALYASRRRIVVFLCFVLTLVVIIGSLMYLIEGPTNSGFTSIPQSVYWAIVTLTTVGYGDISPQTPLGQFLASIVMILGYSIIAVPTGIVTVEWSQATMRKQPHARACPTCGAGGHDIDARYCKFCGADL; from the coding sequence ATGGAGCACAAATCGAATCGCCCCCGGCGGGATCGCCTGTACGAGATCATCTTCGAGGCGGACACCCCTGCCGGCAAGTGGTTCGACATCGCATTGATCGTCGTGATCCTGCTCAGCGTCCTGACGGTCATGCTCGACAGCGTCGCGTCCATTCAGGCCCGGTATGGTCGTTGGCTGTACGTCCTCGAATGGCTCTTCACGATCCTGTTCACCGTCGAGTACATCCTGCGGCTGCTCTGCGTCGGCAACATTCGGCGCTATGCGACGAGCTTCTTCGGCATCGTGGACCTTGTGGCGATCCTGCCGAGCTATCTGAACCTGGTGGTGTTCGGCACCCGATACCTGTTGGTGGTCCGCATCCTCCGCGTGTTGCGCATCTTCCGAATCCTCAAGCTCGGCCAGTATACGAAGGAGGCGGGCGTCCTTCGGGCGGCCCTGTATGCGAGCCGGCGAAGGATCGTCGTATTCCTCTGCTTCGTGCTGACGCTGGTCGTCATCATCGGTTCGCTGATGTACCTGATCGAAGGCCCGACCAACAGCGGCTTCACCAGCATCCCGCAGAGCGTGTACTGGGCAATCGTGACGTTGACGACTGTCGGCTACGGCGACATCTCGCCGCAGACCCCCCTGGGCCAGTTCCTGGCGTCGATCGTCATGATCCTGGGCTATTCGATCATCGCGGTCCCCACCGGCATCGTCACGGTCGAGTGGTCGCAGGCGACCATGCGAAAGCAGCCCCACGCCCGGGCCTGCCCCACCTGCGGCGCCGGGGGCCACGACATCGACGCCCGGTACTGCAAATTCTGCGGCGCCGACCTCTAA
- a CDS encoding LEM-3-like GIY-YIG domain-containing protein has protein sequence MDETEIQSFPEEVVRQLKTYVYRLIDPRNGETFYVGKGRGNRVFAHIRAEQNLDGDEIDNKLKRIRAIRLAGFQVAHVIHRHGMDDRTALHVEAALIDAYPGLTNIAGGQGSDYGAMHAKEVVQRYIVPAAEFRHRALLISVNRSAAETSLYEATRYAWKVSRTKAKKAEVILATIRGLIVGAFIAEDWLEATAANFPGREDAPGRLGFIGKEAPKEMTSLYVGKRVPDAYRKPGAANPIKYTWRR, from the coding sequence ATGGACGAGACGGAGATTCAATCATTTCCAGAGGAGGTGGTACGCCAGCTCAAGACCTATGTCTATAGGCTGATCGACCCGCGAAATGGCGAGACCTTCTACGTCGGCAAGGGTCGAGGAAATCGCGTCTTTGCCCACATCCGCGCTGAACAGAACCTGGACGGCGATGAGATCGACAACAAGCTCAAACGCATCAGGGCTATCCGTCTTGCCGGTTTTCAAGTTGCGCATGTCATTCATCGTCACGGGATGGATGACAGGACAGCCCTGCACGTTGAGGCTGCACTGATCGATGCATACCCAGGACTAACCAACATTGCCGGTGGGCAAGGCAGCGACTATGGGGCAATGCATGCTAAGGAGGTCGTCCAGCGCTACATCGTGCCGGCCGCAGAGTTTCGACATAGGGCTTTGCTGATTAGCGTCAACAGAAGTGCTGCCGAGACCTCGCTGTACGAAGCCACTCGTTACGCCTGGAAGGTCAGCAGGACCAAGGCGAAGAAGGCTGAGGTGATTCTCGCCACGATACGGGGCCTGATCGTGGGGGCTTTCATTGCTGAGGATTGGCTGGAGGCGACGGCCGCTAACTTTCCCGGCCGGGAGGATGCGCCTGGACGCCTTGGTTTTATCGGAAAGGAAGCCCCGAAGGAGATGACGTCGTTGTATGTTGGGAAGCGCGTGCCGGATGCATACCGCAAACCCGGCGCTGCGAATCCCATCAAGTACACTTGGCGCAGGTAA
- a CDS encoding nucleotidyl transferase AbiEii/AbiGii toxin family protein produces MTAKQFFDWQTGGGTNDVMRLVDCLERADVAWCAIGGVAVNHWAAEPMVTQDVDFVVATDAIEQTISLLEGAGFRAERFEWSVNFKGQSRVSIQLSTEEFYRDFPSRAVPADVHGILLRVASLDDTLQDRIKAWSDGSRRQSKRIKDLGDIARLVEAHPHLWDALTDELKQQLQPPERE; encoded by the coding sequence ATGACGGCGAAACAATTCTTCGACTGGCAAACAGGGGGCGGCACCAACGACGTCATGCGACTCGTGGATTGCCTCGAACGCGCCGACGTCGCCTGGTGCGCCATCGGTGGCGTGGCCGTGAACCATTGGGCGGCCGAGCCAATGGTCACACAGGACGTGGACTTCGTCGTGGCGACCGACGCCATCGAGCAAACGATCTCGCTGCTGGAAGGTGCGGGCTTTCGCGCGGAGCGATTCGAATGGTCCGTCAACTTCAAAGGACAATCCCGCGTCAGTATCCAGCTCAGCACGGAGGAATTCTATCGGGACTTTCCGAGCCGGGCCGTGCCTGCCGACGTGCATGGCATCCTGCTCCGTGTCGCCAGTCTCGACGATACTCTACAAGACAGGATCAAGGCCTGGAGCGATGGCAGCCGCCGGCAGAGCAAGCGAATCAAAGACCTCGGCGATATCGCGCGCCTCGTCGAGGCTCATCCGCACCTGTGGGACGCCCTGACCGACGAACTCAAGCAGCAACTCCAACCACCAGAGAGAGAATAG
- a CDS encoding hybrid sensor histidine kinase/response regulator — translation MDTIAAKDNMNLASTKPLKILVVEDDAIDRAAMQRLLAGSSLPLHGVVFVADLDKATAALADGAFDILLLDLNLPDSDGLDTLMALEADYPDVAKVVVTGADNEELGLQAVAAGAQDYLVKGRFNVDAITRVVHYSVERKKLEEALRHSRGKLNAMLESIRDPMVMIDKDLNVVWSNEATREIFGDDGIGGRCHQSCDGRDAAYRALCCIAMQTLRDGQPHSCDVTLADKSGLLRFFHCTTSVALRDREGNPTAVMAIAGDVTDRRIAKKYSEFKRLEAADHKLKELQSHLIQSEKLASIGQLAAGVAHEMNTPIGFVACNFETLEKHVKKILALIELYTGLERTVEAADAVGGPVLVAPIRQFRQTMRIDAILKNLDVLFEDSREGLERVTEIIQNLRDFSRVDQSSDFARYNINEGLAATLVVARNAIKYNADVVTEFGEIPEIFCHPGQINQVFLNLVVNAVQAIESQERQERGRITIRTYPADSCVVCEIEDDGPGIAPEDRRKVFDPFFTTKPAGKGTGMGLSISYDITVNKHKGRISVESEIDRGTLFTVRLPLQPVRKTDEDSRNLLTGVTADE, via the coding sequence ATGGACACGATTGCGGCAAAGGACAACATGAATCTGGCCAGTACGAAGCCCCTGAAGATCCTTGTGGTCGAAGACGACGCGATCGACCGCGCGGCCATGCAGCGACTGCTCGCCGGCTCGTCCCTGCCTTTGCATGGTGTGGTCTTCGTCGCCGACCTCGACAAGGCAACGGCGGCACTGGCCGACGGTGCGTTCGATATCCTGCTGCTCGATCTGAATCTTCCAGACAGCGACGGACTCGATACGCTGATGGCTCTGGAGGCAGACTATCCCGACGTGGCGAAAGTCGTCGTCACCGGGGCCGACAACGAGGAACTCGGACTCCAGGCGGTGGCCGCCGGCGCCCAGGATTATCTGGTCAAAGGCCGGTTCAACGTCGATGCCATCACGCGAGTGGTCCATTACTCCGTGGAGCGAAAGAAGCTGGAGGAGGCGTTGCGTCACAGTCGCGGCAAGCTGAACGCGATGCTCGAATCGATCCGCGACCCGATGGTCATGATCGACAAGGACCTGAACGTTGTCTGGAGCAACGAAGCGACCCGGGAGATCTTCGGTGACGACGGGATCGGCGGGAGGTGCCATCAGAGCTGTGACGGTCGGGACGCCGCGTACCGAGCGCTATGCTGCATCGCCATGCAGACATTGCGGGACGGCCAGCCGCACAGTTGCGATGTCACCCTCGCCGACAAAAGCGGGCTCCTGAGATTCTTTCACTGCACCACCAGTGTTGCCCTTCGGGACAGGGAGGGCAACCCGACGGCTGTGATGGCAATCGCCGGCGATGTTACCGACCGCCGGATTGCGAAGAAATACAGCGAATTCAAGCGTCTGGAAGCCGCCGACCACAAGCTGAAGGAGTTGCAGTCCCATCTCATCCAGAGCGAGAAGCTTGCCTCGATTGGTCAACTGGCTGCCGGCGTCGCTCACGAGATGAACACGCCGATTGGTTTCGTCGCGTGCAATTTCGAGACGCTGGAAAAGCACGTGAAGAAGATCCTGGCCCTGATCGAGCTGTACACCGGACTGGAGCGGACGGTGGAAGCGGCCGATGCTGTCGGAGGTCCGGTCCTGGTCGCGCCCATCCGGCAGTTCCGACAGACAATGCGCATCGACGCGATCCTGAAGAATCTCGACGTTCTGTTCGAGGATTCCCGCGAAGGGCTGGAACGCGTCACCGAGATCATTCAGAACCTCCGTGACTTCTCGCGTGTGGACCAGTCGAGCGATTTCGCCAGGTACAACATCAACGAGGGTCTGGCGGCCACGCTCGTCGTGGCACGAAATGCGATCAAATACAACGCCGACGTGGTGACGGAGTTCGGCGAGATCCCGGAGATCTTCTGTCACCCCGGCCAGATCAATCAGGTCTTTCTCAACCTGGTCGTGAATGCGGTCCAGGCCATCGAGTCTCAGGAGCGGCAGGAACGCGGGCGGATCACGATTCGCACGTATCCAGCCGATTCCTGCGTCGTCTGCGAGATCGAGGACGACGGGCCGGGGATTGCGCCGGAGGACCGCCGCAAGGTCTTCGATCCCTTCTTCACGACCAAACCGGCGGGCAAAGGCACCGGAATGGGACTGAGCATCTCGTACGATATTACCGTGAACAAGCACAAAGGCCGGATTTCGGTCGAGAGCGAGATCGACCGGGGAACCCTGTTCACCGTCAGGTTGCCCCTGCAACCGGTCAGGAAGACGGATGAGGATTCACGCAATCTGCTGACTGGAGTGACCGCCGATGAATGA
- a CDS encoding 6-phosphofructokinase, which yields MAESLKGNAVVGQSGGPTGVINASLVGVIEEVRKHPEIETLYGAVHAVAGMVKDDFIDLGKIDAATLETVAASPSSALGSSRDKPDADYCRKIIEVFKERNVRYFFYIGGNDSANTAHILNTVADETNYNIRAFHVPKTVDNDLLVTDHCPGYGTAAKFVAQALMGDDLDNRALPGVKIDVLMGRHAGFLTAAAALGKQRDDDGPHLIYVPERPVSMDKFLADVEAAYKKYNRCVIAVSEGMCDHDHKTWAEKLAENEERDAHGNIQLSGTGALADFLAGQIKGKLKIKRVRADTFGYLQRSYAGLQSKVDVDEARRCGRQAVKYAMEFDSGSVAIKRTGDGAAYAAELFRTELKNVAEKTKSMPDEFINADGNGVTDAYVQYAMPLVGGLPKTEYLGTYPKV from the coding sequence ATGGCAGAATCGCTGAAAGGCAACGCAGTCGTAGGGCAGTCGGGCGGGCCGACGGGCGTGATCAACGCCTCGCTGGTCGGCGTGATCGAAGAGGTCCGCAAGCACCCCGAGATCGAGACCCTCTATGGGGCCGTGCACGCGGTGGCGGGCATGGTCAAGGACGACTTCATCGACCTGGGCAAGATCGACGCCGCGACGCTGGAGACGGTGGCGGCCTCGCCGTCGTCGGCGCTGGGGTCGAGCCGGGACAAGCCGGACGCCGATTATTGCCGCAAGATCATCGAGGTCTTCAAGGAACGCAACGTGCGGTACTTCTTCTACATCGGCGGCAACGATTCGGCCAACACCGCCCACATCCTCAACACCGTCGCCGACGAGACGAACTACAACATCCGCGCCTTCCACGTGCCCAAGACGGTGGACAACGATCTGCTCGTGACTGACCACTGTCCCGGCTACGGCACGGCCGCCAAGTTCGTCGCGCAGGCCCTGATGGGCGACGACCTGGACAACCGTGCGCTGCCCGGCGTGAAGATCGACGTGCTCATGGGACGCCACGCCGGCTTCCTGACCGCGGCGGCCGCCCTGGGCAAGCAGCGCGACGACGACGGCCCGCATCTGATCTACGTGCCCGAGCGGCCCGTGTCGATGGACAAATTCCTGGCCGACGTGGAGGCCGCCTATAAGAAGTACAACCGTTGCGTGATCGCGGTCAGCGAGGGCATGTGCGACCACGACCACAAGACCTGGGCCGAGAAGCTGGCCGAGAACGAGGAACGCGACGCCCACGGCAACATCCAGCTCTCCGGCACGGGCGCCCTGGCCGATTTCCTGGCCGGACAGATCAAGGGCAAGCTCAAGATCAAGCGCGTCCGCGCCGACACGTTCGGGTATCTCCAAAGGAGCTATGCCGGACTGCAATCGAAGGTCGATGTCGATGAGGCCCGCCGGTGCGGCCGACAGGCGGTCAAGTACGCGATGGAGTTCGACAGCGGCTCGGTGGCGATCAAACGCACCGGAGATGGCGCCGCCTATGCAGCCGAGCTGTTCCGCACGGAACTGAAGAACGTCGCCGAGAAGACCAAGTCGATGCCCGACGAGTTCATCAACGCCGACGGCAACGGCGTCACCGACGCCTACGTCCAGTACGCCATGCCGCTCGTCGGCGGGCTGCCCAAAACCGAGTACCTCGGCACCTATCCCAAAGTCTAA